Proteins co-encoded in one Fusarium musae strain F31 chromosome 3, whole genome shotgun sequence genomic window:
- a CDS encoding hypothetical protein (EggNog:ENOG41~antiSMASH:Cluster_3.3~SMCOG1017:aldehyde dehydrogenase), whose translation MTFSSEIHTFHSGRPQPESSSKTNTFVSVDPSNAKPLATIYTTTPEQLNSTIAAAKAAFPTWSQTPAPRRAAILLKAAAILRERNDELALTETLDTGKPWSETSTVDVATGADVLEYYAHIAAGSFPGQNTRLRSDAFVLTTHEPLGVCAGIGAWNYPIQIALWKSAPCLAAGNCMVYKPSEVTPLHAQTLAQIYIEAGVPPGVFNVVYGDGIAVGAPLVAHTDIAKVSFTGQVSTGSKVASQAVKDMKGVTMELGGKSPLVILPGADVEEAADTAMVANFFSTGQVCTNGTRVFVPDTLLSQVEQAIVQRCREGIRMGLPQNRNTNFGPMVSAAQQEKVKMYIQHGRTVDKAKVLFDGSEEPSMMQPTSDGFWVHPVVFTNCTDNMRVVKEEIFGPVMCIMPYSTQGRPLQEWVSELIARANDTPMGLAAGVVSSDMGLAHEVVQKLDAGITWINTWGESPAEMPVGGWKMSGIGLENGHEGIAAYMRTKSTLVQLGKGACKGVFSKL comes from the coding sequence ATGACTTTCTCATCTGAGATTCACACTTTCCACTCGGGTCGCCCACAGCCTGAGTCCTCCTCAAAGACCAACACCTTTGTTTCCGTTGATCCAAGCAATGCAAAGCCGCTTGCTACTATCTACACTACCACCCCAGAACAGCTCAACTCTACCATTGCGGCGGCCAAGGCTGCCTTTCCAACATGGTCACAAACCCCAGCACCTCGCCGAGCTGCCATTCTCCTAAAGGCAGCCGCTATACTTCGCGAGCGCAATGACGAACTCGCGCTGACCGAGACCCTTGATACTGGCAAGCCTTGGTCGGAAACATCAACCGTTGACGTTGCAACTGGAGCTGACGTTCTCGAGTATTACGCACATATCGCTGCCGGCAGCTTCCCTGGTCAAAATACTCGTCTTCGTTCTGACGCTTTCGTACTTACTACTCATGAGCCCTTGGGCGTTTGTGCTGGCATTGGTGCATGGAACTATCCCATCCAGATTGCTCTGTGGAAGTCGGCTCCATGTTTGGCTGCTGGCAATTGTATGGTGTACAAGCCAAGTGAAGTCACCCCTCTGCATGCCCAGACACTCGCTCAGATCTATATTGAGGCTGGTGTCCCTCCTGGTGTCTTCAATGTTGTCTATGGTGACGGTATCGCCGTTGGAGCCCCTCTTGTCGCACACACCGATATCGCCAAGGTCAGCTTCACTGGTCAAGTTAGCACAGGCAGTAAAGTTGCCAGCCAAGCTGTCAAAGACATGAAGGGTGTCACCATGGAACTGGGTGGTAAGAGTCCGCTTGTTATTCTCCCTGGCGCCGACGTCGAGGAAGCAGCCGACACTGCCATGGTAGCCAACTTCTTTTCCACCGGACAGGTGTGTACCAATGGCACCCGCGTCTTTGTCCCTGACACTTTGTTGAGCCAGGTTGAGCAAGCCATTGTCCAGCGATGTCGCGAGGGAATCCGCATGGGTTTACCTCAGAACAGGAATACCAACTTCGGACCCATGGTCAGCGCCGCGCAGcaagagaaggtcaagatgtACATCCAACACGGACGCACAGTTGATAAGGCGAAAGTTCTTTTCGACGGCTCAGAGGAGCCTAGCATGATGCAGCCAACTTCTGACGGTTTCTGGGTTCACCCTGTCGTATTCACAAATTGCACTGACAATATGCGCGTTGTCAAGGAAGAGATCTTCGGCCCCGTCATGTGCATCATGCCATATAGCACCCAAGGACGCCCTCTACAAGAATGGGTGTCAGAGCTTATTGCCCGGGCCAACGATACCCCCATGGGTCTTGCTGCCGGGGTTGTATCATCTGATATGGGGCTGGCACATGAAGTTGTGCAAAAGCTTGACGCTGGAATCACTTGGATCAACACATGGGGTGAGTCGCCAGCCGAGATGCCTGTAGGCGGCTGGAAAATGAGTGGCATAGGACTGGAAAATGGTCATGAGGGCATAGCTGCCTATATGAGGACAAAGAGCACACTGGTACAACTTGGTAAGGGTGCTTGTAAGGGTGTATTTTCAAAGCTATAA
- a CDS encoding hypothetical protein (CAZy:AA8~antiSMASH:Cluster_3.3~CAZy:AA3) has translation MTTEYLPASASSAYDYIIVGGGTAGCVLASRLSSYLPERKVLMIEAGPSDFGLNNVLNLREWLSLLGGDLDYDYPTTEQPNGNSHIRHSRAKVLGGCSSHNTLISFRPFRHDMDRWVAKGCKGWDFETVMRNVDNLRNQLNPVHPRHRNQLTKDWVKACSEAMGIPIIHDFNHEISEKGQLTQGAGFFSVSYNPDTGHRSSASVAYIHPILRGDERRPNLTVLTEAHVSKVIVENDVATGINVTLKSGEKHTLNARKEIILSAGAVDTPRLLLHSGIGPKGQLEDLKIPVVKDIPGVGENLLDHPETIIMWELNKPVPANQTTMDSDAGIFLRREPKNAAGNDGDAADVMMHCYQIPFHLNTERLGYPIIKDGYAFCMTPNIPRPRSRGRIYLTSADPTVKPALDFRYFTDPEGYDAATLVHGIKAARKIAQQSPFKDWLKEEVAPGPKIQTDEEISEYARRVAHTVYHPAGTTKMGDVERDEMAVVDPELKVRGISKLRIVDAGIFPEMPTINPMVTVLAVGERAAELIAQEEGWKPKHSRL, from the coding sequence ATGACTACTGAGTATCTTCCCGCTTCTGCCAGCTCCGCCTACGACTATATCATCGTAGGTGGTGGCACGGCTGGATGTGTTCTGGCTTCCCGCCTATCCTCCTACCTTCCTGAGCGTAAGGTTCTTATGATTGAGGCTGGCCCTTCAGACTTCGGTCTCAACAATGTCCTGAACCTTCGCGAGTGGCTGTCTCTCCTTGGTGGTGATCTCGACTACGATTATCCCACAACTGAGCAGCCCAATGGCAACAGCCACATCCGACACTCACGTGCAAAGGTCCTCGGTGGATGCTCCTCTCACAACACTCTCATCTCTTTCCGTCCTTTCCGCCACGACATGGATCGTTGGGTCGCCAAAGGCTGCAAGGGCTGGGACTTCGAGACCGTTATGCGCAACGTTGACAACTTGCGCAACCAGCTGAACCCTGTTCATCCCCGTCACCGTAACCAGCTCACCAAGGACTGGGTCAAGGCCTGCTCCGAGGCCATGGGCATTCCCATCATCCACGACTTCAATCACGAGATTTCCGAGAAGGGACAGTTGACCCAGGGTGCTGGTTTCTTCTCTGTCTCTTACAACCCTGACACCGGCCACCGCAGCAGTGCTTCCGTCGCCTATATCCACCCTATCCTTCGTGGCGATGAGCGACGACCCAACTTGACTGTCCTCACTGAGGCCCATGTCTCAAAGGTCATCGTCGAAAATGACGTTGCCACTGGCATCAATGTCACTCTCAAGTCAGGCGAGAAGCATACTCTGAACGCCCGCAAGGAGATCATCTTGTCTGCTGGTGCTGTCGATACCCCCAGGCTTCTCCTCCACTCTGGTATTGGACCCAAGGGCCAGCTTGAAGACCTGAAGATTCCTGTTGTCAAGGATATTCCAGGTGTCGGCGAGAACCTCCTGGACCACCCCGAGACCATTATTATGTGGGAGCTCAACAAGCCCGTTCCTGCTAATCAGACCACCATGGATTCCGATGCTGGTATTTTCCTGCGACGAGAGCCCAAGAACGCTGCTGGTAACGATGGCGATGCTGCTGATGTCATGATGCACTGCTACCAGATTCCCTTCCACCTCAACACAGAGCGTCTAGGGTATCCTATCATCAAGGACGGTTATGCCTTCTGCATGACACCCAACATTCCCCGCCCTCGCTCCCGTGGCCGCATCTACTTGACCTCAGCCGACCCTACTGTCAAGCCTGCTCTTGATTTCCGTTACTTCACAGACCCTGAGGGTTACGACGCTGCCACCCTGGTCCATGGCATCAAGGCTGCCCGAAAGATTGCGCAGCAGAGCCCCTTCAAGGACTGGCTCAAGGAAGAAGTTGCCCCTGGTCCCAAGATCCAAACGGATGAGGAGATTAGCGAATATGCTCGCCGAGTTGCCCACACAGTGTACCACCCTGCCGGTACCACTAAGATGGGTGACGTTGAGCGCGATGAGATGGCGGTTGTTGACCCCGAGCTCAAGGTTCGTGGAATCAGCAAGCTCcgcattgttgatgctggtaTCTTCCCCGAGATGCCAACAATCAACCCTATGGTGACTGtgcttgctgttggtgagCGTGCAGCCGAGCTTATTGCTCAAGAGGAGGGCTGGAAGCCGAAGCACTCCCGATTGTAA
- a CDS encoding hypothetical protein (antiSMASH:Cluster_3.3): MATPTIDLPPTTCEEEVTTPILDNAQGLASAIGAAAVAAVAVGDGLTHGLGRVAYGKPYDGHISEEDGQFHDVDHKGAREAKQQKSLREAQEKWDAATMGPVTRVETVIAAEGGGGDGRGEREVWEGGGGGGGPEAVQLPPRKGADVAGQQVRAALSRSRLGRSNPSSTSSSSGSLSGASPYNATNTTVAATAAASNNSPNNLNFIQTGRVTKSRHRSSLSAPIAASLVNAAATESARLSYEAKLTAALAANIAGTMAGSQSTTTTTALPSLKSNGLSSLSQKAKTNGTTPTLSTASSMDKDAPVISFWGPEPIALPSRFARIKRNLISGHEAELEASWARLITALRKEVSHIEDLGAHLIPSIEFGDLDDSVQTARFGHDLRRYGVGVVRKVVPRADTDTAVRETVDYLDSKRHIKALQQHDPACFDFFWTPAQVRSRAHPNVLSAQRFMMSLWETNPDDQLVTRLPITYVDRIRVHGNGENQSNSLNVPPLEPPQSADDWIQALQSSAGITAQVDNGSLERWEPDGYQRAGTYNHIFHGQWEDYDPWKCTSRTSVTTDLYNGYGACTIFRMFQGILALSTVEPGMVRLLPSPKLATAYYLLRPFFTTKNPPPENRTGPEWEAYLAPENWKLQTEPDSIIHGAVPGHAQRITETWHPHLHLRNSMITLPTLQPGDYIFWHPDLPYYLSSNNYGLKTPSGSKSEVSMLVYIPAAPLTQTNALYLARQRKAFQRGHPGPDFDSTGRGIVEEDAETRPGEKEIAEVGGPSSLQAMGLAPWEVAGTRSGSPPSEKSKSKADEDVEMEGDGDVKSLTSTSSISRAEAEVVRLANIILFPDRSMLGYSV; this comes from the coding sequence ATGGCTACACCAACAATCGACTTACCACCAACAACGTGTGAAGAAGAGGTCACCACGCCCATATTGGATAACGCTCAAGGACTAGCCTCTGCAataggagcagcagcagtggcgGCTGTAGCTGTCGGGGACGGTCTTACACACGGACTTGGAAGAGTCGCATATGGAAAGCCATACGATGGTCACAtctcagaagaagatggccagTTCCACGATGTAGATCACAAAGGCGCACGTGAGGCGAAACAACAGAAAAGCCTTAGGGAGGCCCAAGAGAAGTGGGATGCTGCAACCATGGGACCGGTAACAAGGGTCGAAACAGTTATAGCGGCGgagggtggaggaggagatgggagAGGAGAGCGGGAAGTATgggagggaggaggaggaggaggagggccaGAAGCGGTGCAGTTGCCGCCTAGAAAAGGCGCTGATGTGGCAGGTCAACAGGTCAGAGCTGCTCTTTCCCGCTCCCGCCTTGGTCGTTCAAACCCCTCCAGCACAAGCTCCAGCTCAGGCTCACTATCAGGCGCATCCCCTTACAACGCTACCAATACTACTGTCGCTGCTACAGCTGCTGCTTCCAACAACAGTCCCAATAACCTCAACTTCATACAAACCGGTCGCGTCACCAAGTCTCGTCATCGCTCTTCTCTTTCCGCACCAATCGCAGCGTCGCTTGTAAACGCTGCTGCTACGGAGAGTGCAAGATTATCCTACGAGGCAAAGCTTACGGCGGCACTAGCTGCTAACATCGCCGGTACAATGGCGGGTAGCCAGTCAACCACGACGACGACAGCTCTCCCCTCGCTAAAATCGAACGGCCTCTCCTCGCTGTCACAAAAGGCCAAAACAAATGGAACGACACCGACCCTTAGCACCGCCTCTTCTATGGACAAAGATGCTCCCGTGATTTCCTTTTGGGGCCCAGAGCCAATTGCTCTGCCCTCCCGCTTCGCCCGCATCAAGCGCAACCTCATCAGTGGTCACGAAGCTGAGCTCGAAGCTAGTTGGGCCCGCCTCATTACTGCACTTCGCAAAGAGGTCAGTCATATAGAGGACCTTGGGGCCCACCTCATTCCTTCAATTGAGTTTGGCGACCTAGATGACTCTGTTCAGACTGCGCGCTTTGGACATGATCTAAGGCGCTACGGTGTCGGCGTCGTCCGCAAGGTCGTACCAAGAGCAGACACAGATACTGCAGTCCGCGAAACGGTCGACTATCTCGATAGCAAACGCCACATCAAGGCACTCCAGCAGCATGATCCAGCCTGTTTCGACTTCTTTTGGACACCAGCTCAAGTCCGCTCGAGAGCGCACCCCAATGTCCTCAGCGCCCAACGATTTATGATGAGCCTATGGGAGACCAACCCAGATGATCAGCTTGTCACAAGACTCCCTATCACATATGTCGATCGCATACGCGTGCACGGAAATGGAGAGAACCAGTCTAACAGTCTAAATGTGCCGCCGCTCGAACCTCCACAATCCGCCGACGATTGGATCCAGGCATTACAATCATCTGCGGGTATCACAGCACAAGTTGACAACGGGTCCCTGGAGCGCTGGGAGCCCGACGGCTATCAACGCGCCGGCACCTATAATCATATCTTTCATGGTCAATGGGAAGACTACGATCCTTGGAAATGTACCAGTCGTACTTCTGTAACGACTGATCTTTACAATGGCTACGGTGCCTGCACTATCTTCCGCATGTTTCAGGGCATTTTGGCACTTTCCACTGTCGAACCGGGCATGGTTCGCCTCTTGCCTTCTCCCAAGCTTGCAACAGCTTACTACCTCCTCCGACCCTTTTTTACAACCAAGAATCCTCCACCAGAGAATCGCACTGGGCCTGAATGGGAGGCATATCTTGCTCCCGAGAATTGGAAGCTGCAAACTGAGCCTGATTCCATCATTCACGGAGCCGTCCCGGGACACGCACAAAGAATTACCGAAACATGGCACCCCCATTTGCATCTACGAAATAGCATGATTACTTTGCCAACTCTGCAGCCTGGAGACTACATATTCTGGCATCCTGACCTTCCATACTACCTCTCCAGTAACAACTATGGTCTGAAAACACCTAGTGGAAGCAAGAGTGAAGTCAGCATGCTCGTGTACATTCCGGCAGCCCCGCTCACGCAAACAAATGCACTCTATCTCGCGCGTCAAAGGAAGGCATTCCAAAGGGGCCATCCCGGCCCGGACTTTGATTCCACGGGAAGAGggattgttgaagaagatgccgaAACACGGCCTGGTGAAAAGGAAATTGCCGAAGTCGGAGGCCCCTCTTCATTACAGGCTATGGGTCTTGCGCCGTGGGAAGTTGCAGGCACTCGCTCCGGATCACCACCCTCGGAAAAGTCCAAGTCTAAGGccgatgaggatgttgagatggagggaGACGGAGATGTCAAGAGTCTCACAAGCACATCATCGATTTCTCGCGCGGAGGCTGAGGTCGTGCGCTTAGCCAATATCATCCTCTTTCCAGATCGCTCAATGCTGGGGTACTCGGTTTGA